A part of Nitrososphaerota archaeon genomic DNA contains:
- a CDS encoding DUF401 family protein has translation MWQLIILIIAFIILFILVIKEVNVGLALIISSIILGITTLTLMKFIQISIDTLINYLTIELILTMTFITIFSYMYQETGIVKELTESLEKIILNEKSIMMLMPAIFGLLPVLGGALFSAPMIENEGEKMKMDKGGQAFINLWFRHLLFLIYPLEQAYIIIVYLTGIDLKILLIYQIPTFIIAIFSGYLFGLRKYKSKKYKVSLNKHWIKKFLIVFSPILLAIILSLIGLKIYISILIGIIILIFMSKNGTKFLINVIKKKEVLGMALTAFGIMFFREIMDKSNILNLLSIYIQTYNVSKVFPLMVIPFLIGFCLGVPTAAIAIIISMLSKIINFNPLNLSIIFVNMYLGHIMSPVHLCVAVTCQYFKVNILEVYKKMILAEILTLIVPISMFLITS, from the coding sequence ATGTGGCAATTAATAATACTTATAATAGCATTTATCATATTATTCATTCTTGTAATTAAAGAAGTTAATGTTGGATTAGCTTTAATAATTTCATCAATAATTTTAGGAATAACTACTTTAACATTAATGAAATTTATTCAAATAAGTATAGATACTTTAATAAATTATTTAACAATAGAATTAATTTTAACAATGACTTTCATAACTATTTTTTCATATATGTATCAAGAAACAGGAATAGTAAAAGAATTAACTGAAAGCTTAGAGAAAATAATATTGAATGAAAAATCAATAATGATGCTCATGCCTGCAATATTCGGATTGCTTCCAGTCCTTGGAGGAGCATTATTTTCAGCTCCAATGATAGAAAATGAAGGAGAAAAAATGAAGATGGATAAAGGAGGACAAGCATTCATAAATTTATGGTTTAGACATTTATTATTTTTGATATATCCTTTAGAGCAAGCATATATAATAATTGTATACTTAACTGGTATTGATTTAAAAATACTTTTAATATATCAAATACCTACGTTTATAATAGCTATTTTCTCAGGTTATCTATTTGGATTAAGAAAATATAAAAGTAAAAAATATAAAGTTTCTCTTAATAAACATTGGATAAAAAAATTTTTAATAGTATTTTCTCCAATACTTTTAGCAATAATTTTAAGCTTAATTGGATTAAAAATATATATTTCAATTTTAATCGGAATAATAATTTTAATTTTTATGTCTAAGAATGGAACAAAATTTTTAATAAATGTTATAAAAAAGAAAGAAGTTTTAGGAATGGCATTAACAGCTTTTGGGATTATGTTTTTTAGAGAAATAATGGATAAATCAAATATACTTAATTTATTATCAATCTATATTCAAACTTATAATGTTTCGAAGGTATTCCCTCTTATGGTTATTCCATTTTTAATAGGTTTTTGCTTAGGTGTTCCTACAGCAGCAATAGCAATAATAATTTCGATGTTATCAAAAATTATTAATTTTAATCCATTAAATCTAAGCATTATTTTTGTAAATATGTATTTAGGACATATAATGTCTCCTGTACATTTATGCGTAGCAGTAACCTGTCAATATTTTAAAGTAAATATACTGGAAGTTTATAAAAAAATGATTCTTGCAGAAATATTAACATTGATAGTCCCTATTTCAATGTTTTTAATAACTTCATGA
- a CDS encoding magnesium transporter: MNTFSQSFLALIFDLGGIIAGGIATYSIPFFSYAPWILIIYPSILQVRGTISGILCGKISTNLHIGNIKPQFFKNTKYFYNILISTFSLNIIVGIIIGISGYIYGFFILRDTIIDLFPIIYITLSSMIISSIITIPITITIAFLGFKKGLDPDILVYPILSTVADIIVTSCYIFSIWIYFKEYVFLKYSILSIILISSIITISYIIKNKHEKEILRTLKEATPLIALLGIYGNFTGSVLSTFRSRIEENPMILIVYPCLIDGLGDIGSIIGSLTSTRLVLGYLKPVFSNIKNIFKEIIAVESSAFIIHLLMGFLGVMYFSKQILIFEIINLAKITITTNLLSFLIAVLIGYMVAIYSFRFKLDPDNFVNPIVSAISDSIATIILSLVLYIYSF; encoded by the coding sequence ATGAATACTTTTTCTCAATCATTTCTTGCTCTCATATTTGATTTAGGTGGGATAATAGCAGGCGGGATAGCAACATATTCTATACCATTCTTCTCATATGCTCCATGGATTTTAATAATTTACCCATCCATACTACAAGTTAGAGGAACAATAAGTGGTATTCTATGCGGAAAAATTTCAACAAATTTACATATAGGAAATATTAAACCACAATTTTTTAAAAATACTAAATATTTCTATAATATACTAATTTCAACTTTTTCATTAAATATTATAGTAGGAATAATAATAGGGATTTCAGGATATATTTATGGTTTTTTTATTTTAAGAGATACAATAATTGATTTATTTCCTATAATTTATATTACATTATCTTCAATGATAATCTCTTCCATAATAACAATTCCAATAACAATAACTATAGCTTTTCTTGGTTTTAAAAAAGGATTGGATCCAGATATATTAGTTTATCCTATTTTATCAACTGTTGCAGATATAATTGTTACATCTTGCTATATTTTTTCTATATGGATATATTTTAAAGAATATGTATTTTTAAAATATTCTATTTTATCAATAATCTTAATTTCAAGCATTATTACAATTTCTTATATTATAAAAAATAAACATGAAAAAGAAATTTTAAGAACATTGAAAGAAGCAACACCATTAATAGCTTTATTAGGAATATATGGAAATTTTACAGGAAGTGTACTTTCAACATTTCGTTCAAGAATAGAAGAAAATCCAATGATTCTTATTGTTTATCCATGTTTAATAGATGGTTTAGGAGATATAGGATCAATAATAGGTTCTTTAACATCAACAAGACTTGTTTTAGGATATCTTAAACCAGTTTTTTCAAATATAAAAAATATTTTTAAAGAAATTATTGCTGTAGAATCTTCAGCTTTTATAATACATTTATTAATGGGATTTTTAGGAGTAATGTATTTCTCAAAACAAATATTAATATTTGAAATAATAAATTTAGCAAAAATAACTATTACTACTAATTTATTAAGCTTTTTAATAGCTGTTTTAATAGGTTATATGGTTGCTATATATAGTTTTAGATTTAAATTAGACCCGGATAATTTTGTAAATCCTATAGTAAGTGCAATTTCAGATTCTATTGCAACAATTATTTTATCATTAGTTTTATATATTTATTCTTTTTAA